The Inediibacterium massiliense genome includes the window TCCTCCTTAGAAAATTCTTCTTTTTTCATTATGGGTCCTTGAGTTTCCACTATTTTAGCAGAGACCATATTTGCAATTTTACAAGCATTTTCATAATCATATCCCATAGAAGTGGCTGCAATAATAGTTCCTATATGACTATCACCTGCTCCTATTGTATCTACAACATTGGCTGATCTTCCTTTTATCAATTTATGATCTTTTCCATTAAAAAACATTACTCCGTTAGGACCTAGGGTTACAAATACAATATTATTTGTTTGTGCATATAATTTATTAGAAGCTTCTACAACTGTTTTTTCACCAGTGTAATCTAAAATCTCCTTTTCGTTTAAATGGATAATAGGTGATAAATCAAATATTTTCTTTAGAACAGGTTTGGCAATATATGTAATTCTAGGTCCAGGTGCAAAATATATATTTTTTATATTTTGTTTGCATAGCCAAGAAGATATTACATGACCGCTTGGGCCCTCTATTTCATATCCAGATATATAAATATTTTGATATAAACTCGTATCTAAATTTTCTAACCACTGGGATTGAAAATCACATTCTATTCCTTGAAGTGTGATAAAAGTTCTTTCACCAGTATCTTCTACTAAACATAGACAATAGCCATTATCCTTTTGATGATCCTCAATAAATATTTTGTAATCATTTCTTTTTAGTTCTTTTTTTACAAGATCTCCGTAAGGACCATTGCCTACAGGGACAATTAAGCT containing:
- a CDS encoding PfkB family carbohydrate kinase, which encodes MSNIKTLVLGAAIVDIVMKIPILPQTGEDITSKEQTIMVGGCAYNVSNILKNFHVDHSLIVPVGNGPYGDLVKKELKRNDYKIFIEDHQKDNGYCLCLVEDTGERTFITLQGIECDFQSQWLENLDTSLYQNIYISGYEIEGPSGHVISSWLCKQNIKNIYFAPGPRITYIAKPVLKKIFDLSPIIHLNEKEILDYTGEKTVVEASNKLYAQTNNIVFVTLGPNGVMFFNGKDHKLIKGRSANVVDTIGAGDSHIGTIIAATSMGYDYENACKIANMVSAKIVETQGPIMKKEEFSKEDYVL